From one Rhodamnia argentea isolate NSW1041297 chromosome 1, ASM2092103v1, whole genome shotgun sequence genomic stretch:
- the LOC125312498 gene encoding RNA cytidine acetyltransferase 1-like isoform X2, producing the protein MRKKVDERIRTLIENGVKTRHRSVFVIVGDKSRDQIVNLHYMLSKAVIKSRPTVLWCYKDKLELSSHKKKRAKQIKKLMQRGLLDPEKVDPFSLFVESGGLTYCLYKDSERILGNTFGMCILQDFEALTPNLLARTIETVEGGGLIVLLLRNLSSLTSLYTMVMDVHERFRTESHSEATGRFNERFLLSLASGKSCVVMDDELNILPISSHIRSITPVLAKEDSEGLSEAERDLQDLKEQLNDDFPVGPLIRKCCTLDQGKAVITFLEAILDKTLRNTIALLASRGRGKSAALGLAIAGAIAAGYSNIFVTAPSPENLRTLFEFVCKGFDSLEYKEHIDYDVVRSANPEFKKAIVRINIYKQHRQTIQYIQPHEHEKLSQVELLVVDEAAAIPLPVVKSLLGPYLVFLSSTVNGYEGTGRSLSLKLLQQLEEQSRATVNGAEAAHTGRLFKKIELTESIRYASGDPIESWLNALLCLDVANYVPNITRLPSRGECDLYYVNRDTLFSYHKDSELFLQRMMALYVASHYKNSPNDLQLMADAPAHHLFVLLGPVDESRNQLPDILCVLQVCLEGQISRRSVIKSLSDGHQPSGDQIPWKFSEQFQDTVFPSLSGARIVRIATHPSAMRLGYGSTAVELLTRYFEGQLTNISEAEIENMEEEPPVRVTEAAQKASLLEENIKPRANLPPLLVHLRERRPEKLHYIGVSFGLTLDLFRFWRKHKFVPFYIGQIPNTVTGEHTCMVLKPLKNDDIDVTGSDQWGFFSPFYRDFKQRFARLLSYSFHNMEYKLAMSILDPKINFDDEEVNPSTSEGFSGSLNQILSPHDMKRLEAYTNNLADYHMILDTVPILSHTFFQEKLPVSLSYAQASVLLCIGLQHHDISYVEGQMKLERQQIMSLFIKVMKKFYKHLYAIAAKEIDSALPRLKEVTLEPHSVSVDEDLNEAAKKVEDEMKTKTEGFLNPECLQQYAIVGRESDFEGALQNGGKIASGGVISVKSSREKMEKHKKHKENQESGKKRGGNNPGSKSAKKRKS; encoded by the exons ATGAGGAAGAAGGTGGATGAACGGATCAGGACGCTCATCGAGAACGGCGTCAAGACGCGTCACCGGTCCGTGTTCGTCATCGTCGGTGACAAGTCCCGTGACCAG ATTGTGAATCTTCACTACATGCTGAGCAAGGCGGTGATCAAGTCCAGGCCGACTGTCTTGTGGTGCTACAAGGATAAACTTGAACTCAGCAG TCACAAGAAGAAACGGGCgaagcaaataaaaaagttgatgCAGAGGGGGCTCTTGGATCCAGAGAAGGTTGACCCTTTTTCGCTCTTTGTGGAAAGTGGAGGGTTGACATATTGCTTGTACAAGGATTCTGAAAGAATTCtcggaaacacttttggaatgtGCATACTTCAG GATTTTGAAGCTTTGACCCCAAATCTACTTGCCAGAACAATCGAAACAGTGGAGGGTGGTGGGTTGATTGTATTGCTGCTCCGGAATCTATCCTCATTGACTAGTCTTTATACCATGGTTATG GATGTTCACGAGAGGTTCCGTACTGAATCCCATTCTGAGGCTACTGGACGCTTTAATGAAAGATTTCTATTGTCACTCGCTTCAGGCAAATCATGTGTCGTTATGGATGATGAGCTCAATATTTTACCAATATCTTCTCACATCAGATCAATTACTCCAGTTCTGGCAAAAGAG GACTCTGAAGGGCTATCAGAAGCAGAGAGGGACCTCCAAGATTTGAAAGAGCAACTGAATGATGATTTTCCTGTCGGACCGTTGATAAGGAAATGCTGCACTCTAGATCAG GGGAAAGCCGTCATTACATTTCTTGAAGCAATTTTGGATAAGACTCTACGTAATACAATTGCTTTACTTGCTTCTCGGGGTCGTGGTAAATCAGCTGCCCTTGGTTTAGCAATTGCTGGTGCTATTGCTGCTGG gtATTCAAATATCTTTGTGACTGCACCAAGTCCAGAGAATTTGagaactttatttgaatttgtttgCAAGGGATTTGATTCACTTGAATACAAG GAACATATTGATTATGATGTGGTGAGAAGTGCCAATCCAGAGTTTAAAAAGGCAATAGTGAGAATTAATATATACAAGCAGCACAGACAAACAATTCAG TACATACAACCACATGAGCATGAGAAGCTTTCCCAAGTTGAATTGTTGGTTGTTGACGAAGCAGCTGCAATTCCACTGCCAGTTGTTAAATCATTGCTTGGTCCATATCTGGTGTTCCTCTCATCCACAGTAAATGG TTATGAAGGTACTGGGCGGTCTTTATCACTGAAACTTCTACAGCAATTGGAAGAGCAAAGTCGTGCAACAGTTAATGGTGCTGAGGCAGCTCATACTg GTCGTCTCTTCAAGAAGATTGAACTGACCGAATCTATCAGATATGCTTCTGGCGATCCAATTGAATCCTGGCTTAATGCGTTGCTTTGCCTTGATGTTGCCAATTATGTCCCTAATATTACGAG GTTACCTTCTCGCGGTGAGTGTGATCTCTACTATGTAAATAGAGATACACTTTTTTCCTATCACAAGGACAGCGAGTTGTTTTTACAG AGGATGATGGCCTTATATGTTGCATCTCACTACAAAAACTCACCAAATGATTTACAATTAATGGCTGATGCTCCAGCACACCACTTGTTTGTATTGCTTG GACCTGTTGATGAGTCCAGGAATCAACTGCCAGACATCTTGTGCGTCCTAcag GTCTGTCTTGAAGGACAAATATCTCGTAGATCTGTGATTAAAAGTCTAAGCGATGGGCATCAACCCTCTGGAGATCAAATTCCATGGAAGTTCTCTGAGCAGTTCCAGGACACGGTTTTCCCTAGTCTATCTGGTGCTAGGATCGTGCGAATCGCCACACATCCTAGTGCAATGAGG CTTGGTTATGGCTCAACCGCTGTGGAACTCTTAACGAG ATACTTTGAAGGACAGTTGACAAATATTTCAGAAGCAGAGATTGAAAATATGGAAGAGGAGCCACCTGTCAGAGTGACAGAAGCAGCACAGAAG GCATCTTTGCTGGAAGAGAATATAAAACCCAGAGCTAATCTTCCACCTTTGCTAGTACATCTTCGTGAAAGACGGCCTGAAAAGCTCCATTATATAGGCGTCTCCTTTGGTCTTACTCTGGACCTTTTTCGCTTCTGGAGGAAACATAAGTTTGTCCCGTTTTACATTGGCCAGATTCCA AATACTGTGACTGGTGAGCACACCTGTATGGTTTTGAAAcctttaaaaaatgatgatatcGATGTCACTGGTTCTGATCAGTGGGGGTTTTTTAGTCCGTTTTATAGAG ATTTCAAGCAAAGGTTTGCAAGGCTTTTGAGCTATAGTTTTCATAACATGGAATATAAACTTGCTATGAG CATATTGGATCCGAAGATCAACTTTGATGATGAGGAAGTTAACCCATCAACCTCAGAAGGATTTTCAGGGTCTCTCAACCAAATTTTATCACCACATGATATGAAACGACTTGAAGCTTATACCAATAATCTGGCTGATTATCATATG ATTCTGGACACTGTGCCAATTCTTTCGCATACATTCTTCCAGGAGAAGCTTCCGGTTTCTTTATCATATGCTCAGGCATCAGTCTTGCTATGCATTGGATTGCAGCATCATGACATCAGTTATGTTGAG GGACAAATGAAGTTAGAGAGGCAGCAAATTATGTCTTTGTTCATAAAGGTTATGAAAAAGTTCTACAAACATCTATATGCTATTGCAGCAAAAGAGATAGACTCTGCCCTACCTCGCTTGAAAGAGGTAAC TCTGGAACCTCACAGTGTATCTGTGGACGAAGATCTGAATGAGGCAGCAAAGAAAGTTGAG GACGAGATGAAGACCAAGACAGAGGGTTTCCTAAACCCTGAATGTCTTCAACAGTATGCCATTGTTGGCAGAGAATCCGATTTTGAGGGTGCTCTGCAAAATGGAGGTAAGATAGCCTCAGGTGGCGTTATCAGTGTCAAATCTAGTagagagaaaatggagaaaCATAAAAAGCACAAAGAGAATCAAGAGAGTGGGAAAAAGCGAGGTGGGAACAACCCTGGCTCCAAATCCgccaagaaaaggaaatcctAA
- the LOC125312498 gene encoding RNA cytidine acetyltransferase 1-like isoform X1: MRKKVDERIRTLIENGVKTRHRSVFVIVGDKSRDQIVNLHYMLSKAVIKSRPTVLWCYKDKLELSSHKKKRAKQIKKLMQRGLLDPEKVDPFSLFVESGGLTYCLYKDSERILGNTFGMCILQDFEALTPNLLARTIETVEGGGLIVLLLRNLSSLTSLYTMVMDVHERFRTESHSEATGRFNERFLLSLASGKSCVVMDDELNILPISSHIRSITPVLAKEDSEGLSEAERDLQDLKEQLNDDFPVGPLIRKCCTLDQGKAVITFLEAILDKTLRNTIALLASRGRGKSAALGLAIAGAIAAGYSNIFVTAPSPENLRTLFEFVCKGFDSLEYKEHIDYDVVRSANPEFKKAIVRINIYKQHRQTIQYIQPHEHEKLSQVELLVVDEAAAIPLPVVKSLLGPYLVFLSSTVNGYEGTGRSLSLKLLQQLEEQSRATVNGAEAAHTGRLFKKIELTESIRYASGDPIESWLNALLCLDVANYVPNITRLPSRGECDLYYVNRDTLFSYHKDSELFLQRMMALYVASHYKNSPNDLQLMADAPAHHLFVLLGPVDESRNQLPDILCVLQVCLEGQISRRSVIKSLSDGHQPSGDQIPWKFSEQFQDTVFPSLSGARIVRIATHPSAMRLGYGSTAVELLTRYFEGQLTNISEAEIENMEEEPPVRVTEAAQKASLLEENIKPRANLPPLLVHLRERRPEKLHYIGVSFGLTLDLFRFWRKHKFVPFYIGQIPNTVTGEHTCMVLKPLKNDDIDVTGSDQWGFFSPFYRDFKQRFARLLSYSFHNMEYKLAMSILDPKINFDDEEVNPSTSEGFSGSLNQILSPHDMKRLEAYTNNLADYHMILDTVPILSHTFFQEKLPVSLSYAQASVLLCIGLQHHDISYVEGQMKLERQQIMSLFIKVMKKFYKHLYAIAAKEIDSALPRLKEVVLEPHSVSVDEDLNEAAKKVEDEMKTKTEGFLNPECLQQYAIVGRESDFEGALQNGGKIASGGVISVKSSREKMEKHKKHKENQESGKKRGGNNPGSKSAKKRKS, from the exons ATGAGGAAGAAGGTGGATGAACGGATCAGGACGCTCATCGAGAACGGCGTCAAGACGCGTCACCGGTCCGTGTTCGTCATCGTCGGTGACAAGTCCCGTGACCAG ATTGTGAATCTTCACTACATGCTGAGCAAGGCGGTGATCAAGTCCAGGCCGACTGTCTTGTGGTGCTACAAGGATAAACTTGAACTCAGCAG TCACAAGAAGAAACGGGCgaagcaaataaaaaagttgatgCAGAGGGGGCTCTTGGATCCAGAGAAGGTTGACCCTTTTTCGCTCTTTGTGGAAAGTGGAGGGTTGACATATTGCTTGTACAAGGATTCTGAAAGAATTCtcggaaacacttttggaatgtGCATACTTCAG GATTTTGAAGCTTTGACCCCAAATCTACTTGCCAGAACAATCGAAACAGTGGAGGGTGGTGGGTTGATTGTATTGCTGCTCCGGAATCTATCCTCATTGACTAGTCTTTATACCATGGTTATG GATGTTCACGAGAGGTTCCGTACTGAATCCCATTCTGAGGCTACTGGACGCTTTAATGAAAGATTTCTATTGTCACTCGCTTCAGGCAAATCATGTGTCGTTATGGATGATGAGCTCAATATTTTACCAATATCTTCTCACATCAGATCAATTACTCCAGTTCTGGCAAAAGAG GACTCTGAAGGGCTATCAGAAGCAGAGAGGGACCTCCAAGATTTGAAAGAGCAACTGAATGATGATTTTCCTGTCGGACCGTTGATAAGGAAATGCTGCACTCTAGATCAG GGGAAAGCCGTCATTACATTTCTTGAAGCAATTTTGGATAAGACTCTACGTAATACAATTGCTTTACTTGCTTCTCGGGGTCGTGGTAAATCAGCTGCCCTTGGTTTAGCAATTGCTGGTGCTATTGCTGCTGG gtATTCAAATATCTTTGTGACTGCACCAAGTCCAGAGAATTTGagaactttatttgaatttgtttgCAAGGGATTTGATTCACTTGAATACAAG GAACATATTGATTATGATGTGGTGAGAAGTGCCAATCCAGAGTTTAAAAAGGCAATAGTGAGAATTAATATATACAAGCAGCACAGACAAACAATTCAG TACATACAACCACATGAGCATGAGAAGCTTTCCCAAGTTGAATTGTTGGTTGTTGACGAAGCAGCTGCAATTCCACTGCCAGTTGTTAAATCATTGCTTGGTCCATATCTGGTGTTCCTCTCATCCACAGTAAATGG TTATGAAGGTACTGGGCGGTCTTTATCACTGAAACTTCTACAGCAATTGGAAGAGCAAAGTCGTGCAACAGTTAATGGTGCTGAGGCAGCTCATACTg GTCGTCTCTTCAAGAAGATTGAACTGACCGAATCTATCAGATATGCTTCTGGCGATCCAATTGAATCCTGGCTTAATGCGTTGCTTTGCCTTGATGTTGCCAATTATGTCCCTAATATTACGAG GTTACCTTCTCGCGGTGAGTGTGATCTCTACTATGTAAATAGAGATACACTTTTTTCCTATCACAAGGACAGCGAGTTGTTTTTACAG AGGATGATGGCCTTATATGTTGCATCTCACTACAAAAACTCACCAAATGATTTACAATTAATGGCTGATGCTCCAGCACACCACTTGTTTGTATTGCTTG GACCTGTTGATGAGTCCAGGAATCAACTGCCAGACATCTTGTGCGTCCTAcag GTCTGTCTTGAAGGACAAATATCTCGTAGATCTGTGATTAAAAGTCTAAGCGATGGGCATCAACCCTCTGGAGATCAAATTCCATGGAAGTTCTCTGAGCAGTTCCAGGACACGGTTTTCCCTAGTCTATCTGGTGCTAGGATCGTGCGAATCGCCACACATCCTAGTGCAATGAGG CTTGGTTATGGCTCAACCGCTGTGGAACTCTTAACGAG ATACTTTGAAGGACAGTTGACAAATATTTCAGAAGCAGAGATTGAAAATATGGAAGAGGAGCCACCTGTCAGAGTGACAGAAGCAGCACAGAAG GCATCTTTGCTGGAAGAGAATATAAAACCCAGAGCTAATCTTCCACCTTTGCTAGTACATCTTCGTGAAAGACGGCCTGAAAAGCTCCATTATATAGGCGTCTCCTTTGGTCTTACTCTGGACCTTTTTCGCTTCTGGAGGAAACATAAGTTTGTCCCGTTTTACATTGGCCAGATTCCA AATACTGTGACTGGTGAGCACACCTGTATGGTTTTGAAAcctttaaaaaatgatgatatcGATGTCACTGGTTCTGATCAGTGGGGGTTTTTTAGTCCGTTTTATAGAG ATTTCAAGCAAAGGTTTGCAAGGCTTTTGAGCTATAGTTTTCATAACATGGAATATAAACTTGCTATGAG CATATTGGATCCGAAGATCAACTTTGATGATGAGGAAGTTAACCCATCAACCTCAGAAGGATTTTCAGGGTCTCTCAACCAAATTTTATCACCACATGATATGAAACGACTTGAAGCTTATACCAATAATCTGGCTGATTATCATATG ATTCTGGACACTGTGCCAATTCTTTCGCATACATTCTTCCAGGAGAAGCTTCCGGTTTCTTTATCATATGCTCAGGCATCAGTCTTGCTATGCATTGGATTGCAGCATCATGACATCAGTTATGTTGAG GGACAAATGAAGTTAGAGAGGCAGCAAATTATGTCTTTGTTCATAAAGGTTATGAAAAAGTTCTACAAACATCTATATGCTATTGCAGCAAAAGAGATAGACTCTGCCCTACCTCGCTTGAAAGAG GTTGTTCTGGAACCTCACAGTGTATCTGTGGACGAAGATCTGAATGAGGCAGCAAAGAAAGTTGAG GACGAGATGAAGACCAAGACAGAGGGTTTCCTAAACCCTGAATGTCTTCAACAGTATGCCATTGTTGGCAGAGAATCCGATTTTGAGGGTGCTCTGCAAAATGGAGGTAAGATAGCCTCAGGTGGCGTTATCAGTGTCAAATCTAGTagagagaaaatggagaaaCATAAAAAGCACAAAGAGAATCAAGAGAGTGGGAAAAAGCGAGGTGGGAACAACCCTGGCTCCAAATCCgccaagaaaaggaaatcctAA
- the LOC125312498 gene encoding RNA cytidine acetyltransferase 1-like isoform X3, producing the protein MLSKAVIKSRPTVLWCYKDKLELSSHKKKRAKQIKKLMQRGLLDPEKVDPFSLFVESGGLTYCLYKDSERILGNTFGMCILQDFEALTPNLLARTIETVEGGGLIVLLLRNLSSLTSLYTMVMDVHERFRTESHSEATGRFNERFLLSLASGKSCVVMDDELNILPISSHIRSITPVLAKEDSEGLSEAERDLQDLKEQLNDDFPVGPLIRKCCTLDQGKAVITFLEAILDKTLRNTIALLASRGRGKSAALGLAIAGAIAAGYSNIFVTAPSPENLRTLFEFVCKGFDSLEYKEHIDYDVVRSANPEFKKAIVRINIYKQHRQTIQYIQPHEHEKLSQVELLVVDEAAAIPLPVVKSLLGPYLVFLSSTVNGYEGTGRSLSLKLLQQLEEQSRATVNGAEAAHTGRLFKKIELTESIRYASGDPIESWLNALLCLDVANYVPNITRLPSRGECDLYYVNRDTLFSYHKDSELFLQRMMALYVASHYKNSPNDLQLMADAPAHHLFVLLGPVDESRNQLPDILCVLQVCLEGQISRRSVIKSLSDGHQPSGDQIPWKFSEQFQDTVFPSLSGARIVRIATHPSAMRLGYGSTAVELLTRYFEGQLTNISEAEIENMEEEPPVRVTEAAQKASLLEENIKPRANLPPLLVHLRERRPEKLHYIGVSFGLTLDLFRFWRKHKFVPFYIGQIPNTVTGEHTCMVLKPLKNDDIDVTGSDQWGFFSPFYRDFKQRFARLLSYSFHNMEYKLAMSILDPKINFDDEEVNPSTSEGFSGSLNQILSPHDMKRLEAYTNNLADYHMILDTVPILSHTFFQEKLPVSLSYAQASVLLCIGLQHHDISYVEGQMKLERQQIMSLFIKVMKKFYKHLYAIAAKEIDSALPRLKEVVLEPHSVSVDEDLNEAAKKVEDEMKTKTEGFLNPECLQQYAIVGRESDFEGALQNGGKIASGGVISVKSSREKMEKHKKHKENQESGKKRGGNNPGSKSAKKRKS; encoded by the exons ATGCTGAGCAAGGCGGTGATCAAGTCCAGGCCGACTGTCTTGTGGTGCTACAAGGATAAACTTGAACTCAGCAG TCACAAGAAGAAACGGGCgaagcaaataaaaaagttgatgCAGAGGGGGCTCTTGGATCCAGAGAAGGTTGACCCTTTTTCGCTCTTTGTGGAAAGTGGAGGGTTGACATATTGCTTGTACAAGGATTCTGAAAGAATTCtcggaaacacttttggaatgtGCATACTTCAG GATTTTGAAGCTTTGACCCCAAATCTACTTGCCAGAACAATCGAAACAGTGGAGGGTGGTGGGTTGATTGTATTGCTGCTCCGGAATCTATCCTCATTGACTAGTCTTTATACCATGGTTATG GATGTTCACGAGAGGTTCCGTACTGAATCCCATTCTGAGGCTACTGGACGCTTTAATGAAAGATTTCTATTGTCACTCGCTTCAGGCAAATCATGTGTCGTTATGGATGATGAGCTCAATATTTTACCAATATCTTCTCACATCAGATCAATTACTCCAGTTCTGGCAAAAGAG GACTCTGAAGGGCTATCAGAAGCAGAGAGGGACCTCCAAGATTTGAAAGAGCAACTGAATGATGATTTTCCTGTCGGACCGTTGATAAGGAAATGCTGCACTCTAGATCAG GGGAAAGCCGTCATTACATTTCTTGAAGCAATTTTGGATAAGACTCTACGTAATACAATTGCTTTACTTGCTTCTCGGGGTCGTGGTAAATCAGCTGCCCTTGGTTTAGCAATTGCTGGTGCTATTGCTGCTGG gtATTCAAATATCTTTGTGACTGCACCAAGTCCAGAGAATTTGagaactttatttgaatttgtttgCAAGGGATTTGATTCACTTGAATACAAG GAACATATTGATTATGATGTGGTGAGAAGTGCCAATCCAGAGTTTAAAAAGGCAATAGTGAGAATTAATATATACAAGCAGCACAGACAAACAATTCAG TACATACAACCACATGAGCATGAGAAGCTTTCCCAAGTTGAATTGTTGGTTGTTGACGAAGCAGCTGCAATTCCACTGCCAGTTGTTAAATCATTGCTTGGTCCATATCTGGTGTTCCTCTCATCCACAGTAAATGG TTATGAAGGTACTGGGCGGTCTTTATCACTGAAACTTCTACAGCAATTGGAAGAGCAAAGTCGTGCAACAGTTAATGGTGCTGAGGCAGCTCATACTg GTCGTCTCTTCAAGAAGATTGAACTGACCGAATCTATCAGATATGCTTCTGGCGATCCAATTGAATCCTGGCTTAATGCGTTGCTTTGCCTTGATGTTGCCAATTATGTCCCTAATATTACGAG GTTACCTTCTCGCGGTGAGTGTGATCTCTACTATGTAAATAGAGATACACTTTTTTCCTATCACAAGGACAGCGAGTTGTTTTTACAG AGGATGATGGCCTTATATGTTGCATCTCACTACAAAAACTCACCAAATGATTTACAATTAATGGCTGATGCTCCAGCACACCACTTGTTTGTATTGCTTG GACCTGTTGATGAGTCCAGGAATCAACTGCCAGACATCTTGTGCGTCCTAcag GTCTGTCTTGAAGGACAAATATCTCGTAGATCTGTGATTAAAAGTCTAAGCGATGGGCATCAACCCTCTGGAGATCAAATTCCATGGAAGTTCTCTGAGCAGTTCCAGGACACGGTTTTCCCTAGTCTATCTGGTGCTAGGATCGTGCGAATCGCCACACATCCTAGTGCAATGAGG CTTGGTTATGGCTCAACCGCTGTGGAACTCTTAACGAG ATACTTTGAAGGACAGTTGACAAATATTTCAGAAGCAGAGATTGAAAATATGGAAGAGGAGCCACCTGTCAGAGTGACAGAAGCAGCACAGAAG GCATCTTTGCTGGAAGAGAATATAAAACCCAGAGCTAATCTTCCACCTTTGCTAGTACATCTTCGTGAAAGACGGCCTGAAAAGCTCCATTATATAGGCGTCTCCTTTGGTCTTACTCTGGACCTTTTTCGCTTCTGGAGGAAACATAAGTTTGTCCCGTTTTACATTGGCCAGATTCCA AATACTGTGACTGGTGAGCACACCTGTATGGTTTTGAAAcctttaaaaaatgatgatatcGATGTCACTGGTTCTGATCAGTGGGGGTTTTTTAGTCCGTTTTATAGAG ATTTCAAGCAAAGGTTTGCAAGGCTTTTGAGCTATAGTTTTCATAACATGGAATATAAACTTGCTATGAG CATATTGGATCCGAAGATCAACTTTGATGATGAGGAAGTTAACCCATCAACCTCAGAAGGATTTTCAGGGTCTCTCAACCAAATTTTATCACCACATGATATGAAACGACTTGAAGCTTATACCAATAATCTGGCTGATTATCATATG ATTCTGGACACTGTGCCAATTCTTTCGCATACATTCTTCCAGGAGAAGCTTCCGGTTTCTTTATCATATGCTCAGGCATCAGTCTTGCTATGCATTGGATTGCAGCATCATGACATCAGTTATGTTGAG GGACAAATGAAGTTAGAGAGGCAGCAAATTATGTCTTTGTTCATAAAGGTTATGAAAAAGTTCTACAAACATCTATATGCTATTGCAGCAAAAGAGATAGACTCTGCCCTACCTCGCTTGAAAGAG GTTGTTCTGGAACCTCACAGTGTATCTGTGGACGAAGATCTGAATGAGGCAGCAAAGAAAGTTGAG GACGAGATGAAGACCAAGACAGAGGGTTTCCTAAACCCTGAATGTCTTCAACAGTATGCCATTGTTGGCAGAGAATCCGATTTTGAGGGTGCTCTGCAAAATGGAGGTAAGATAGCCTCAGGTGGCGTTATCAGTGTCAAATCTAGTagagagaaaatggagaaaCATAAAAAGCACAAAGAGAATCAAGAGAGTGGGAAAAAGCGAGGTGGGAACAACCCTGGCTCCAAATCCgccaagaaaaggaaatcctAA